AAGTGTGCCGTGATATAGCTGAACCTGAAGACCTCTCTCCTAAAACGTGCCAAGAAATAGCTGTAATTCAAGACCATCCTTTTCAAGTGTGCCGTGATATGGCTGAACCTGAAGACTTTTCTCCTAAAACGTGCCAAGGAACATCTGCGGCCAAAGCCCTTCCTTCTAAAACAACTGAAGACAGAGCTGACATGGAAGGATGCTCTCTTGAATCATTCCCCAAACCAGCTGTGCCTGAGGGCTACAGTCTTGAGACATGCCAAAAGAGAACTGAACCCAGGGAAGATAGTACTGAGCCAGGCCACAGCACAGCTGGGACTGAAAGTTTTCTCCCTAAAATACAGCAAGAAATAGCTGCACCTAAAGACCTTTCTACAAAAACATACCAAGAAATAGTTGAACCCGAACACTTTTCTCATAAAGCATATAAAGAAATTGCTGTGATTAAAGCCCTCTCTCCTAAAACAATCCGAGAAACACCTGGGCCTGAAGACTGTGCACCTGAAATATACCAAGAAACACCTAGGCCCCAagactgtacacctgaaatatacCAAGAAACACCTGGTCCTGAAGATCTCTCTACTAAGACATATAAAAATAAGGATGTGCCTGTAAAATGCTCTCCAGATCCATACCAAGAAGCAGGTGGGCCCCAAAGCCAGGATCCTAAAGCATACCAGGAAGGTGCTAACGACGATTATACTTTTCCTCGAGGTACATGTTGTTTATAGGGGACAGGTCAATGACATGTTCCCATTTATGATTAGCACCAAATTCATACATCTCTGTCACAGTGGTGatttctagcctttttttttttttttttttttttttgacaatcctAGGTTATCTCCAGTTATCTCAACAGGTATTATGAATGTCATTGGCTAGTTTTTCATTTAACAATGTCTGTTTGGCACTCttccaaagaattaaaagaaaataattgagcctggcctgtggtggtatggtggataaagcatagacctggaa
The DNA window shown above is from Saccopteryx bilineata isolate mSacBil1 chromosome 2, mSacBil1_pri_phased_curated, whole genome shotgun sequence and carries:
- the HEMGN gene encoding hemogen, producing the protein MDLGKNQSRSILHQTPDPHQEKNHVPEVIGSWSLRNREQLRKRKAEAREKQTSQWQFGEKKHKRQRTEKGSQRGRKRQHNTELKVAPGSQLEKEIPEKAWAPTEKENELPRSVTEPLPLVASPEEVVPEKSFSPTGQESIIHQENSSEYQATTVQNHSSEISQDMAEPEDLSPKTCQEIAVIQDHPFKVCRDIAEPEDLSPKTCQEIAVIQDHPFQVCRDMAEPEDFSPKTCQGTSAAKALPSKTTEDRADMEGCSLESFPKPAVPEGYSLETCQKRTEPREDSTEPGHSTAGTESFLPKIQQEIAAPKDLSTKTYQEIVEPEHFSHKAYKEIAVIKALSPKTIRETPGPEDCAPEIYQETPRPQDCTPEIYQETPGPEDLSTKTYKNKDVPVKCSPDPYQEAGGPQSQDPKAYQEGANDDYTFPREMEEKPKAQEPEMRAIPNVPQEIRPENDVYSYVLF